In Salipiger sp. CCB-MM3, the genomic stretch GGCGCTTTCCCTGCCCGGCGGCAGCGATGGCGGCGGTCCCTCGGGGGCCTGACCGGCATGGACCCCGCCGCCGCCGCGGCGCTATAACCGGCGGGGCAGGTGGCAGGGCAGGGGTGCGTGATGGACAGAGCAAGAGGCGCGGCACGATGATTTCGCGCAACCTGCGGCACCTGAGGGTTTTTCTGGCGGTGGCCGAAGAGGCCCAGATCACCGCCGCCGCCGAACGGTTCAACGTCTCGCAACCGGCGGTCACCCAGATGCTGGGCAAGCTCGAGACACAGGCGGGCGGGGCGCTTTTCGACAGGACGAGCCGCGGCTTCATTCTCAACGAACGGGGCACCGCGCTGGCCGCGCGTCTGTGCCGGGCGTTCCGCCAGCTTGATGCGGCGCTTGGTGCGATCTCGCCTCGGCTGCCCGCATTGGCCACCAGCGGCCAGTTGCAGGGGATGATCGCGGTGCATGACACCGGCAGTTTCACCCTCGCGGCCAAGGCGCTCGATCTGGCGCAGCCCACCGTGCACCGCGCCGTCAGCCAGCTTGAAGAGGAAGCGGGCGAGCGGCTGTTCGAGCGCACGCCGCAGGGCTTGGTCCCGAGCCGCACCTGCAGCGCGCTCGTGCCGCGCGCCCGGCTGGCGCTGAGCGAGCTGGATCAGGCGGACATGGACCTCGGCGAGATTGACGGGCGCGAGACCGGGCGGATCGCGATCGGCACGCTGCCGCTCTCGCGCTCGGTGCTGTTGCCGCGCGCGCTTGCGGCTTTCCGGCAGGCGCGCCCCAATATGCGGGTTTCGGTGATCGACGGCACTTATGAGATGCTGCTGGCGGCGCTGCGCCGTGGGGATGTGGATCTGATGCTTGGCGCGCTGCGCAGCACCCAGCCCGCGCCCGACGTGGTGCAGGAACCGCTGTTTCATGACCGTTTCGCCATCGTCGCCCGGCCCGGACATCCGTTGGCGGGGCGCGGGCCTCTGCACCCTTCCGAGCTGGCCCGCTTCCCCTGGGTCGTGCCCGGCCCGGGCACTCAGTTAAGGCACCAGTTCGAAGCGATTTTCGCGGCGCACGACCTGCCGCTTCCGGCCAGCCTCATCGAGGCGGGTTTCATTTTGCTTATACGCGAATATCTCGATCTGAGCGACGCGCTGGCTTTCACCTCGGGGCGGCAGGCAGCGCCGGAACTGAGCCGCCGCAACCTCGTGCAGCTGCGGGTCACGGAAAATCTGCCGCTGCGGCAGATCGGGCTGACCATGCGCGTGGGCTGGCTGGCGTCGCGTCCGCAGCAGCTGATGCTCGATTGCCTGCGGGCCGCAGCGAAGGGCCTTCCCGACCTATAGCAAGAAATTATGCAAAAATGCATCGAATGTATTGGTGCCTCCGGAAAGATGCCTGCACAACCTGTGCCGCACACGGCCTGTCACGCAGGCAGGCGTGATCTTGGGAGGATTACCATGCGTTCTGTTATTCTTGCCGCGGCCCTTGGCCTTGCCTCCACCACTGCGGCCTTTGCAGAAGATTTCAAATTCGCCAGCTTCTTCGCCCCGACCCATCCCTATGTGGAAGGCGCTTTCGAGCCCTTCGCCAAGGCGGTCGAAGAAAAGTCGGGCGGCGATCTGTCGGTGACCATCTACAACGGCGGCGAACTGGGCCCGGGCCCGGCCGAGCAATACAGCCGCGTGCTGGACGGGGTTGCCGAGCTTGCCGTGTCGCTGCCGGGCTACACCGCCTCGACCTTCCCGCTGACGCTCACCGCTGAGCTGCCGGGCGTGCTGGACACCGAGACCGGCACCGCCGACATCTGGAACAACATCGAGCTGTTCCAGCCCGAGTACCGCCGCGCCATTCTGGTCAGCCTGTGGTCCTCGGCGCCGAACCAGCTTTACACCCGCGACAAAGCCGTGCGCAGCCCGGCCGACATCAAGGGCCTGAAGATCCGTGTGCCCTCGCGCAATACCGGCCTGCTGGTCGAGGCATGGGGCGCGACGCCGGTGTCGATGCCGGTCAGCGAGATCTACAATGCCATGCAGACCGGCGTGATCGACGGCGCGATGATCGACACCACCGCGACCCGCGCGTTCCGTCTGGGCGAAGTGGCGACCTATCTGACCATCGGCATGGACACCACCAACTCGCCGTTCTTCATCCTCGCCAACCGCGACGCCTTCGGCAGCCTCAGCGATGACCAGCAGGCCGCGCTGCTCGAGGCAGGCAAGGAAGCATCGGTGAAGGCCAATGAGGTTCAGCTGGCGGTCGCCGCTGGCGGTGTCGAAGCCTTCGCCGAGATGGACGGTCACGAGGTGATCGAGCTCAGCGCCGAGGAAGCCGCAGCCTTCAACGAGCTGGCCGCCCCCGTGGTGGAAAGCGTCGTCGCCGAGACCGGTGGTGACGCACAGGCCATCGTCGACGCTCTGTCGAAGTAAGCGCCATGACGCGCTCTGAAACCCGGGTCCTGTCGGTCATCTCCGACAGGGCCACCTCGATCCTCGCGGTGATCGGCGGGCTGGCCCTGCTGCTGCTGGTGGTCCTGATCTTCGCCGGTGTCGTGCTGCGCTACGTCTTCGGCCAGCCGATCCTGGGCTCCAACGAGATCATCCAGCTGACCGCCGTGGCGCTGGTGATGTCCGCACTGCCCTATTGCACCCATCTCAACGGCCATGTGACCGTCGACGTCTTTGACCGGGTTCTGGGCCGCTTTGGCCGCATGGCCGGGGACGTACTGGCGCGGCTGCTGTCGGGCTATGTGCTGGGCGTGCTGTGCCACCGCGCTGTCTATAAGGCGCTGGATGCCGCCGAGTTTGGCGACACCACAAATATGCTGGGCCTGCCGCTTTGGCCCTTCTACGGAATTCTCGCCCTCGGCTGTGCCTTCTGCGTGCTGGTCTTCGCGCTGCAGATCCTGAATGTGATCATCTACGGAGAGGAACAATGACGGATGTTTCCGCAGGCCTTGTCGGTATCGCCTGCCTCTTCCTGCTGATGATCCTGCGCACGCCGGTGGCCTTCGCCATGCTGTTGGTGGGCTTTTTCGGCTACTGGGCGCTGTCGGGGTTCCGCAGCGCCAGTGCTATGCTGCTGACCGAAAGCTATTCGGCGATCTCGTCTTACTCGCTGATCGTCGTGCCGATGTTCGTGCTGCTGGGCAATATCGCCTCGGCGGCGGGCTATTCGCGCGGGCTTTATGATGCCGCCTATGCTTGGGTTGGCCGCTTCAAGGGCGGGCTGGCCTCGGCCTCGGTGATCGGCTGCGCGGCCTTCTCGGCGGTCTCGGGCTCTTCGGTGGCCACGGCGGTCACGCTGGGCAAAGTGGCGCTGCCGCAGATGAAGCGTCTTGGCTACAGCGACGGTCTGGCGACCGGCTCCGTTGCCGCCGGCGGCACGCTTGGCTTTCTGATCCCGCCCTCGACCGGCTTCGTGCTCTATGCGATCCTCACCGAGGAAAGCATCGGGCGGCTGTTCATGGCAGGGATCCTGCCGGGCATCCTGCTGAGCGTGCTGTTCATCGGGGTGATCTGGCTGCAGGCCACGCTGAACCCCGCGATCGGTCCGAAGGGCGAAAAGCTGACCTGGGCCGAGCGCATCCGCATCTCCTCCGAGGCATGGCCGCTCTTCGGGGTGATCATCGTGTCGATCGGCGGCATCTACCTCGGGGTCTTCACCCCGGTCGAGGCCTCTGGCATCGGCGCGGGTCTGGTGATCCTGCTGGCGCTGGTGCAGCGCAAGCTCGACTGGGCGGGGTTCAAGGCCGCGGTGCTCGACACGCTCAAGACCTCCGCCATGCTCTATATGGTGGTGATCGGGGCCAACGTCCTGAACCCGTTCCTTGCCATCACCCACATCCCCGCAACGCTCGGCGCGCAGCTCGAGACGCTGGGTCTGGGTGCCTATGGCACGCTGATCGTGATCCTGCTGGCCTATGTGGTGCTGGGCATGTTCATGGATGGGCTGTCGATGCTGGTCATCACGATCCCGATCGTCTTTCCGGTGATCACCGGCTTCGGCTTCGATCCGATCTGGTTCGGCGTGGTCGCGGTGATCGTCATCGAGATGGGCATGATCACCCCGCCGGTGGGGATGAACGTCTTTGTGGTGCGCGGCGTGGCCGGGCCCTCGGTGCCGCTGACCACCGTGTTCAGCGGTGTGACGCCCTTCCTTCTGGCTATGGTGGTGGGGCTGGTGCTGATCATCGCAATTCCGCAGATCGCCACCTTCATCCCGGACACGATGTTTAACTAGAGCCGACAACGGCTTTGCACGAGGGACCGTGCGAGGGGGCCCCGCCGAGCGATCGGCGGGGCCTTGCCTGTCTGAGCGGGGAAGCGCAGCGCGAACCCGTGCAATCGGCAAAGCCTCTGGGTTTGAAGGCCGAATCATGCAAGGATCACCTGTCGGCCAGCGAATTTCTGCTTCTTCGGGCTTTTGTGCTCGGGTCATGTGGGCAGGTTTCAAGGCTGATCGGAGCGTGAAACGGTCTGGCTGAGGGGCCGAAACATACGGATGCTGATAAGCTTCCCGACGTTTCGCCCAACAATGGGGCAGCCACCTTGAACGCGCCGCTGGTTGGGTGCGCGAGTCATAGCCATCTGACTGAACATCGTGTAGAGGATTCAGGTGGGTTAATTCCTATAAGCTTGGATACTAAAGACTTTACGTAATTTCCTTTAAGGCCCCCATTTTTTCAGGGGTCTGCCAGAGGTGTTTTTAATATGCGAATTGGAACGGAGAATCCGATGAATATTGTTATCCTGGGATGCGGGGGCTTTATTGGCAGCCATCTGCTTGATCGACTGCTCACCACCACCGATCACAAGATCATTGGGTGGGATCCGTCGAGCGAGAAGATCCACAAGCATCTGGATCACCCGAACTTCACGCTCCACCAAAAGTACGTTGATGACCCCGATACGCAGCAGGATCTGCGTGATGCGGTCGCAGGCAGCGACGTCGTGATCAATCTCGCGGCGATTTGCAACCCGTCAGAGTACAACACCAACCCGATCAGCGTGATCAAGTCGAACCTCTTCGACGTCTACCCGATCGTCGAGCTTTGCGTGGAATACAAGCGCTGGCTCATCAGCTTCTCGACCAGCGAATGCTACGGCCGCACGTTGTCGAGCTATGTCGGCGATACCGAATACGCCAACCCCGATCTCTACGAGCTGAAGGAAGACGAAACGCCGCTTATTATGGGGCCGATCGTCAACCAGCGCTGGACCTACGCCTGCGCCAAGCAGATGGTCGAGCGCCTCGTCTACGCCCACCACAAGGAAGACGGCCTGCCGTTCACCGTGGTGCGTCCGCTGAACTTCTTCGGTCCGCGCATGGACTATATTCCGCAGCGCGATGGCGACGGTGTGCCGCGGGTTCTGGCCTGCTTCATGGGCGCGCTGCTCAATGGCGATCCGATGAAGCTGGTGGACGGTGGCAAGGCGCGCCGCACCATCGTGTCGATCTACGAGGCCGTGGATGCGATCTGCCGCATGCTCGACAACCCCGAGAAGGCCAATGGTCACGCGTTCAACATCGGCAACCGCAACAACGAGGTCACCATGGCCGAACTGGCGGATATGATGCGCAAGACCTATGCCAAGATCACCGGTGATCCCTCCTACGAGAACTACCCGATCATCGAGGTCAGCTCGGAAGAGTTCTACGGCGAAGGCTATGAGGATTGCGACCGCCGGATGCCCGACATCTCGAAGGCCAAGGAACTGCTCGGCTGGGAGCCGAAGATCGCGCTCGAGGATGTGCTGCTCGACACGATGACCTACTTCCACGAGCAATACTCCGGCACCATGGCGCGTGCGCATGTAGCCGAATAAAAGCCTCCCCTCGCCAATTCGATTGCCGCGCCCCCTCCCGGGCGCGGCAGTTTTCGTTTTGGCCTGTCGCTGACCGCCACAGCGAAGCGCAGCCCGCCGCGCCGTTGCGTCACGGGGCGCGGAACGAAGGGTCACGTGACAAGCTGTCGCTTCCCAAGCGTGCAGCCTCGTGCGACATCACGCGGGTGCGGAGCCTTCTGACATATCCCCTTGCGCTGATCCTGTTCGGACTTCTGGCCCTGACCAGCGCGACCTCGGCAGCCATGATGGCGCCCGACCGCGGCTCTGCCGCGCTCGAAGCGCTTGAGCTGACGGTCGGCATGCTGCATGGCGATGGCTGCGGCTCGGGCGGAGCGCACGAGCATCACTGCCCGTTCTGCCACGGCCTGCCCAACGCGCCGGCGCTCAGCCGCCACGATTGCAGCCAGATGCTGGTGCCGCATGAAAGCTGGCGGCAGGGCGCGGATCTGCTGCGCGA encodes the following:
- a CDS encoding TRAP transporter substrate-binding protein; the encoded protein is MRSVILAAALGLASTTAAFAEDFKFASFFAPTHPYVEGAFEPFAKAVEEKSGGDLSVTIYNGGELGPGPAEQYSRVLDGVAELAVSLPGYTASTFPLTLTAELPGVLDTETGTADIWNNIELFQPEYRRAILVSLWSSAPNQLYTRDKAVRSPADIKGLKIRVPSRNTGLLVEAWGATPVSMPVSEIYNAMQTGVIDGAMIDTTATRAFRLGEVATYLTIGMDTTNSPFFILANRDAFGSLSDDQQAALLEAGKEASVKANEVQLAVAAGGVEAFAEMDGHEVIELSAEEAAAFNELAAPVVESVVAETGGDAQAIVDALSK
- a CDS encoding TRAP transporter small permease; translated protein: MTRSETRVLSVISDRATSILAVIGGLALLLLVVLIFAGVVLRYVFGQPILGSNEIIQLTAVALVMSALPYCTHLNGHVTVDVFDRVLGRFGRMAGDVLARLLSGYVLGVLCHRAVYKALDAAEFGDTTNMLGLPLWPFYGILALGCAFCVLVFALQILNVIIYGEEQ
- a CDS encoding TRAP transporter large permease is translated as MTDVSAGLVGIACLFLLMILRTPVAFAMLLVGFFGYWALSGFRSASAMLLTESYSAISSYSLIVVPMFVLLGNIASAAGYSRGLYDAAYAWVGRFKGGLASASVIGCAAFSAVSGSSVATAVTLGKVALPQMKRLGYSDGLATGSVAAGGTLGFLIPPSTGFVLYAILTEESIGRLFMAGILPGILLSVLFIGVIWLQATLNPAIGPKGEKLTWAERIRISSEAWPLFGVIIVSIGGIYLGVFTPVEASGIGAGLVILLALVQRKLDWAGFKAAVLDTLKTSAMLYMVVIGANVLNPFLAITHIPATLGAQLETLGLGAYGTLIVILLAYVVLGMFMDGLSMLVITIPIVFPVITGFGFDPIWFGVVAVIVIEMGMITPPVGMNVFVVRGVAGPSVPLTTVFSGVTPFLLAMVVGLVLIIAIPQIATFIPDTMFN
- a CDS encoding LysR family transcriptional regulator, which produces MISRNLRHLRVFLAVAEEAQITAAAERFNVSQPAVTQMLGKLETQAGGALFDRTSRGFILNERGTALAARLCRAFRQLDAALGAISPRLPALATSGQLQGMIAVHDTGSFTLAAKALDLAQPTVHRAVSQLEEEAGERLFERTPQGLVPSRTCSALVPRARLALSELDQADMDLGEIDGRETGRIAIGTLPLSRSVLLPRALAAFRQARPNMRVSVIDGTYEMLLAALRRGDVDLMLGALRSTQPAPDVVQEPLFHDRFAIVARPGHPLAGRGPLHPSELARFPWVVPGPGTQLRHQFEAIFAAHDLPLPASLIEAGFILLIREYLDLSDALAFTSGRQAAPELSRRNLVQLRVTENLPLRQIGLTMRVGWLASRPQQLMLDCLRAAAKGLPDL
- a CDS encoding NAD-dependent epimerase/dehydratase family protein, coding for MNIVILGCGGFIGSHLLDRLLTTTDHKIIGWDPSSEKIHKHLDHPNFTLHQKYVDDPDTQQDLRDAVAGSDVVINLAAICNPSEYNTNPISVIKSNLFDVYPIVELCVEYKRWLISFSTSECYGRTLSSYVGDTEYANPDLYELKEDETPLIMGPIVNQRWTYACAKQMVERLVYAHHKEDGLPFTVVRPLNFFGPRMDYIPQRDGDGVPRVLACFMGALLNGDPMKLVDGGKARRTIVSIYEAVDAICRMLDNPEKANGHAFNIGNRNNEVTMAELADMMRKTYAKITGDPSYENYPIIEVSSEEFYGEGYEDCDRRMPDISKAKELLGWEPKIALEDVLLDTMTYFHEQYSGTMARAHVAE